The Metabacillus schmidteae nucleotide sequence ACCCTAACCGAGGGTAATTGTTCATCCGGCTTAAGGATGCGGTGAATAATAAGCTCCTTAATCTTGTCGACTAACTGCTCGTATATAGGTTTTCGGCTTCTTACATCAAGCTGGAACATTTGCAACCCCCTTTGTCTTAACTGTATTAATAATGTTAGTACAGTTAATATAGTATATGTTTGTTGGGAGGAATGCAATCATAAATTGAGAAAAATTTACCAATTGAATATCTATTTTGCGCACAATGACCAAACAGCCGCTTCCACTTTTCTAATTACAAACTACCTGTTATTCTATACAGAGATAAAACTGTGAAGGACTGGATAATATGAGTATATTGCAGGTAGAAAATTTATATAAAACATATGGTGAGAAGGTTTTATTTGATCATATTTCTTTTACAATTGCAGAAAAACAACGAATTGGTTTAATCGGTGTTAATGGTACTGGCAAATCTACATTATTAAGGGTGATTGCGGGGCTTGAGTCAGCTGATTCGGGAGATATTACTCATTCAAATTCAATTCGCATTGAGTATCTGCCACAGCAGCCTGAACTAACAGAAGGCTTGTCAATCCTCGAACAAATTTATTTTGGAGATGCGCCAATCATGCAGGTTATGAGAGAGTACGAACTTGCGTTAAGTGAGTTGGAGAAGGATCCGGAAAATGAAACGAAGCTAAAGCATCTTATGAATATGCAGCAAAAGATGGATCAGCATGATGCCTGGGAGGCTAATACTGTTGCTAAAACGGTTTTGACAAAATTAGGGATTACAGATTTTCAAAAGCCTGTCACATATTTATCAGGTGGACAGAAGAAACGTGTAGCGATCGCAAAAGCACTTATACAGCCAGCTGACATTTTGATTTTAGATGAACCGACAAACCATCTTGATAATGAAACGATAGAATGGCTGGAAGGTTTTTTAGCTCAATACAAGGGTTCGATTGTGCTAATAACACATGATAGGTATTTTTTAAACCGGGTAACAAACCAAATCTTTGAATTAGATCAAGGTCAGCTTTACACGTACTCAGGAAATTATGAAGTATTTTTAGAAAAGAAGGCGGAAAGAGAACTGAATGCCGAACAAGCTGAAGAAAAAAGACAAAACTTATTAAGACGTGAACTAGCTTGGCTTCGAAGAGGAGCAAAAGCTAGAACAACAAAGCAAAAGGCACGTATCGGCAGAGTTGAAGAGTTACAGGAACAAAAAGGACCTGCAGCAAAGCAGGATTTAGACTTTGCCATTGGTTCAACCCGCTTAGGGAAAAAGGTGCTGGAACTTGAGCATATTTCAAAATCATATGATGGCAGGGAATTAATTAATGACTTCAACTACTTGGTAAACCAGGGTGAAAGACTTGGAATCATAGGTCCTAATGGAACAGGAAAGTCCACACTTTTAAACATAATGGCAGGACGAATTAAACCGGATGAGGGAACAGTGGATGTTGGGACAACGGTTAAAATTGGTTTTTATACACAGGAACAGGAAGAAATGGATGAAAATCTCCGCGTTGTGGAGTACATTAAAGAAACAGCAGAGGTTGTTTATACGGTTGATAATCAGGTTATCACGGCTGAACAAATGCTGGAACGATTTCTTTTTCCACGATCAGCTCAGTGGACGTACATTCGCAAGCTTTCTGGTGGTGAAAGAAGAAGGCTATACTTATTAAAGGTGTTAATGGAAGAACCGAATGTTCTTTTCCTGGATGAGCCGACAAATGATTTAGACACACAAACATTAAGTGTATTAGAGGATTATTTAGATCAGTTTCCAGGGGTTGTGTTAACTGTATCGCATGATCGCTATTTTCTAGACCGAGTTGTGGATCACTTAATAGCATTTGAAAATGGTGGAAATATCGCAAGGTTCCAAGGAAGCTATTCAGAATATATGGAAGAGAAAAAGCTTCAAGATATGATGAAGGAAAAAGAGACCCAATCCTCAGAGAAAACGGTGTATAAAAAAGAAAAGAAAAAGCGCCTTTCTTATAAAGAGCAACAGGAATGGGAACAAATTGAAGACAAAATTGCTACTCTGGAAGAACGGAATGCGCAGCTTGAACAGGAAATCGCAGCTGCTGGAAGTGATATAGGAAAAGTAACAGAGTTATATAAGGAACAAGAGCAGGTTGAAAAGAAATTAGAAGAAACGATGGAACGATGGGAAGAATTATCACTTCTTGTTGAAGAAATTGAGCAGAATCAATAGGTAGTAGAGGGCCTAAGGCAATTATTGTAATTGTTTTAGGTTCTTTTTAGAATAATAAAGACGTCTTTTAACTAAATATAGCAATTATATAATAAAAATAGATTGAGCTAGATATAAACATTAGAATAGGAGTATTCCAATGATAACAAAGGATGAAATAAGACATAAAGTGTGGAAACAGCTCACAGACGAGAAGAATGGACGGTTCCCATTTCCGTTAGTGAACCGAATTCCTAACTTCAAAGGAGCAGAAATCGCAGCAGCACATATTGCTTCATTACCTACATATAAAGAAGCAAAGGTTGTAAAAGTAAACCCGGATGCTCCACAGCTTCCATTAAGAAAACAAATCCTTATTGATGGAAAAGTGTTACTTGTCCCGACTCCACGTTTGAAGGCGGGTTTTATTATGGTAAAACCGGAATGGGTGCCGCAAGGTGAGGAAAGAAAAGCCGCAAGCTTAAGTCATATAAAGTCTTATGGAAAGGAACTACCACTAACCGAAATTCCTCCGATCGATTTAATGGTCGTTGGATCTGTGGCAATCCATCCTGATGGAAGGAGACTTGGCAAAGGAGAGGGCTACGCAGACCGGGAGTATGCCATTGTACGAGAACTTGGAAATCCACCCATTCCGATTGTGACGTCCATTCATAGCACACAACTAGTCGATGAAGATATCCCAAGAGATAC carries:
- a CDS encoding ABC-F family ATP-binding cassette domain-containing protein; amino-acid sequence: MSILQVENLYKTYGEKVLFDHISFTIAEKQRIGLIGVNGTGKSTLLRVIAGLESADSGDITHSNSIRIEYLPQQPELTEGLSILEQIYFGDAPIMQVMREYELALSELEKDPENETKLKHLMNMQQKMDQHDAWEANTVAKTVLTKLGITDFQKPVTYLSGGQKKRVAIAKALIQPADILILDEPTNHLDNETIEWLEGFLAQYKGSIVLITHDRYFLNRVTNQIFELDQGQLYTYSGNYEVFLEKKAERELNAEQAEEKRQNLLRRELAWLRRGAKARTTKQKARIGRVEELQEQKGPAAKQDLDFAIGSTRLGKKVLELEHISKSYDGRELINDFNYLVNQGERLGIIGPNGTGKSTLLNIMAGRIKPDEGTVDVGTTVKIGFYTQEQEEMDENLRVVEYIKETAEVVYTVDNQVITAEQMLERFLFPRSAQWTYIRKLSGGERRRLYLLKVLMEEPNVLFLDEPTNDLDTQTLSVLEDYLDQFPGVVLTVSHDRYFLDRVVDHLIAFENGGNIARFQGSYSEYMEEKKLQDMMKEKETQSSEKTVYKKEKKKRLSYKEQQEWEQIEDKIATLEERNAQLEQEIAAAGSDIGKVTELYKEQEQVEKKLEETMERWEELSLLVEEIEQNQ
- a CDS encoding 5-formyltetrahydrofolate cyclo-ligase; the protein is MITKDEIRHKVWKQLTDEKNGRFPFPLVNRIPNFKGAEIAAAHIASLPTYKEAKVVKVNPDAPQLPLRKQILIDGKVLLVPTPRLKAGFIMVKPEWVPQGEERKAASLSHIKSYGKELPLTEIPPIDLMVVGSVAIHPDGRRLGKGEGYADREYAIVRELGNPPIPIVTSIHSTQLVDEDIPRDTYDLTVDWIATEKGITKTNSSYEKPNGIEWDHVSDEEMEEMPVLKQLWDLKYKK